The genomic window AGGTAGTTCCATGCAACTTCATAATTTTGCTGATGTACAACTCAGCCAAATTCATCATAGACTGTGTGATACtcacaaattttcattgaaaTATCATGATTCTATCACTATCCATCTTGAAATAAATCTCTTTTTCTTGGTTAAAACTTATCCAGTAATTACTATTGGATCACGAGGGGTCAGCCGAGGATCATCCATGTTGGCGTTAAGAAATAGTTACATCTTaataaaaactataagctaatttcattttaataaaatttcataattaaaaaaaaaatgtaaaatgacataaaagaacatcttaattaattctaataaaatttatatcaaattaatatttaagtttattttcatttcagttttataatttattaaaaaaaatataggaataaaatatattcaacACAATAAAAAGTTTActatgtctattttttttatcaatttataataaattactaaaacTAAAAGCACAATGGATATTGTCATACTTCTTGAATTAGGTTTATTTTGAtcaattattttagtttttttttttttgttatcaagatcttattttagtttttattcggtgtaaaataaaaaagcagTTAGAGTAAAGTATATATGTggatgtgtcaaaaaaaagaagcatataTGTGGTTCGCAATGTTATTATTTCATTCGGCAATGTTATTGTCcgtttggatttgacttatttcTGAACTtaagaaaatagcttatgtaaataaataaagttttgtattgattcataaattttcactaataaaaattgtattaagttatttttcataaattatcttgaaaaacttataataatatataaaaacttatttatttgcataaattgtttcgcataagcttaaaaataagtcaatccaaatgaACCATAAATAGTTAATACAGCGATATTGAtgtatatttagtttatttaatttagaataaattataaagggtaaaaaggaattttagataaaataataagggtaaaaatggaagaaaaaaattataagctataTAAGCTTTTTAAAATAGCGTTTAGAAAATATgatataagctagtaaaataagctataagctcataataaaaatactgttaccaaacagaacTTTTAGTTTATAAGCTATATAAACGTTTGACATTGGAATACAAAATTGAAAACCACTACTAACAAATTAGTTACTGCTTTATAAACACACATGCTAAAATAATATTCAAGTTTTTACCTCACAGAGCCTTTGTACTCGGAGGCATAATAATGAATACAATATGCTAAAAGATGTCAAAGGCATTGGATGTAGTCTCTTATCATCCCTACAATAAGCAGCTAAATTTACATAGCTCCAATCCAATGCAGTACAGTGAAGGAGACTCTTAATTAGTTGAGTTCTAGGTAAGATGTATTATAGTACAGAGGATGAATGCCCTGGTGAAAAATTAATGGggcaaaaaaaactatattggATTATATTATGCTTCTATAGTACAATAATAATCTTCAAACAACCTCGACATCATCATGTCTTGTTCTTGTACTTGCGTTGAGGTTTTAGATCGACAACAATCACGGTGATGTTGTCTTTGCTTCCTTTCTGAAGAGCGCGATTCGACAGAAACTCTGCTGCTGCTTGTGCAGCAGGATCACTTCCCTCTCCCCTTTCTGAGGGTAGTTCTAAGCCGTTTTTCTTGTACCAAAGAAGTATACGTTTTCGAGCCAGATCACACACTTCTTCGTTTGTCATCACATCCCACAGACCATCACTAGCCAAAATGAGACATTCGTCCTCTTTTGCACGAGGAATGAATTGAACTTCTGGATCCGGAATAATCCACGGTTTCAAATATCTGTCACCTGAAAGTTACAACCATGATAAGCAGAAATAGTTACATCTTAATAAAAACTGCACAATTATTGTGGGACTCGATTGCAAGTTGGTCATCATCGGTTTGCATggtaaactaaaataaaattgtactaCAAACAATACTAATGCCAATTTTGTGCATTTTCCAttcaaatcttttcttttttttaaacggccaaagttagtaattagttgttagtatttttCACCTTTGTCAGGACTTACCCTGTACCTTTAACTcctttaacccttagctcaaaccAATTGAGTTCAACTCCTCTAAAAATTAAACTCTCTTTAAGAACTATGGTCTATTCAAGATGCAAATTTCAATATTGTCCTGCTACTATAAACAGAAGGTGCTGAAACCACTATCAGAGAGAGAATGACAACAATCTGAAGACAAGTCTTCTTTCCGTAAGATTCTCAACATCGTGCAAAGTTTCCATCATCAGAAATATTAAAATAGCAACTGTAACCAATAAGATGTTCTAAATCTTCTTTTATAATGAGCCCAAAAATAAGGAATGAAAGTTGTTTAACACAGAAGGGTGCAACATGAGAAGAGGGACCCACAAGATGATGGTGTGCAAGGTGTGATACATGATAATTTCCTCCGGCAAACTTTGGACTGACTCTGAGAAATATACAAACTAAATTGGACATCTAAATGCAAATTATTCATTTCAATTGCCCTCTGCAATTATCTTTGGACTCAACGCTTACATGAACAAAACCTAACAAAAACAGTATTCTAAAAACTAGATGATTAAACTTCAAGTTGATGCATCTTGCGATGTAAAATGGTAatgaaaaacattttaaataaagGTAAGCACATTCCCTATCATTATTCTGATTCAAATGGGAACATAAAAGTGATTTTCAGGgttaattaaaaggaaaaacaaacaGTTCTACTATGATAATGAAAGAGTAAATATTCTCACCATTCATTTCTTAATAAGTACGCACCTATCTGTTAAACATTAGCCTCTAAAAGACTAAGTTTTGGAAATAGCTTACTCGTCAACAAATGAATGGAAAGAGTACTCAACTTTTTAGCATTTTTGTTTGACCAAACATTTATACATTTGAAGTGCATCAAATCCAAAGGGAACTCAACAAGCATTTGTCCTTCATCACTTGAAAAGATAATAATGACGAATATATTGTGAAAAGAAAGCCTCAGCCACTCACTAAAGGAATTCTATGAAACTCAAATTAGTACACAAGATTGATATAAACCGGACAAGATTAAAGGAGAAACCTCTAATCTCAAAATCCCTCGTCAGAACCAAAGATACCCTTTCATCTCACACCCTCTAACAAACGGGCTAAAGGACTAACAATAAAAGATACTCATATCATACAAccaaaataaagtaaaatttatgaTTATGAAGTGCATACCGATAGACCTTGACATTGCTAGGACACCAAATACACGATGGCCATTCCATTGTATCACCTTTCCTCCGGCTGCTTCAATTCTTGCATATTCATCTTCTCTGTTCGGCTaacatatcaaaataaaataaaaaataaaaacactaatGATTAGTCGTATTTTTTAAAGGATATCCAAAACATTTTAGAAGTAACTTACTTTATGGTCCACTGATAACGCCATTGGTTCTTTGCCACGACAAAGAACGGCTCTGGAATCACCACAATTCGCAACTATAATATGAGATGAACATATAAGAGCAACAACAGCAGTGGAGCCAACAGTTTCTGGCGCAATAGCTTCATTATTAGTTGTTCCGCCAATTTCAGCATCAACCTTTAAGAAACAATTGGTGAAAGCTTTTTTCCATTGATCTTGGCAACCATCCTTAATACTACCATTGATTAGACCTTCCTTAACAAATTCTATTTCCTCAGCCAAGGCCAAATGGATGCGTTCGCGACAATAATTTGCCACCtgaatgaaggaaaaaaatagcTCAATGTGAAGGACAATTCAGGGAAAGCTAGACGTGAAGGACAATTCACATAAAGCTAAAATGAATGGACACGAGATAACTAAATTTTACCTGAGAGCCACCATGGCCATCATAGACTCCAAAGAAATGAGTCATTTGTGGCCTAAAAGACCGGTTTATTCCGTCATGTACTCGATCACCGATTAGCATTTGAATGGGAATGTTCAAAAATCGAGGAACAGTTGCAAATGCGTCTTCCATTTCAGGTCTTCTTCCGCATAGCGATATGAATCCCCATAACGGGGTATAATCCAATTCAAAAACACTCCGGACAACTGTTACACTTGTTCCCTCTTCCTGAGGCAGCTGATGAACAACAACTGTAGAAGGCTTTGGGTCTGATTCAACTCCAATTTCTTGGTCCAAACTCTCTGCCACGTCAAGGGGTTCACTCATAATATCTGTGTCAACATTCGACTCCCCCAAATCAGCAGCTGGAGCAACAATATTGACCGGACCGATACTCTTCTCCATGTCTATCGAACATGGTGTCCCAACTTCTGAAGTAGCATCAGAAGCGATAAACTCCTCTCCACCTATACTACTGTTTTCACTAACAACTGATAGAGAACACGAGCTATCAATAAACTGTTCACCTTCCAATGATAATGAATCATCCTCCTCACTTTCAGGAGCTAAACCTACATCACCAGCAACCAAAACACTTTTACTTTCGGATATCATATCCATCAAAGGACTTTCTCCTTTCTTATCTAATTCCGGTGGCGTGACTTCTTTAATACCGATTTCAACATCCAAATTGCCACCATTATTATGACAATCGTCTGAACTTACAACTGTCTCGGTGGAAACCTTAGTTACAGAATTAAATTTGGATACATCCATGTATGTAGCTATGATTGAGTTATCGCAGACTAAGTTATCTACTCTTAATGGAACTGAAACCACATATAACAACACTTCCATTGAAATCCCTATCTAGATAATACAAAAAGTTAACCTCCCACCCCTTTGGTATCACAAAACCTTTCATATTTCAACTAATTGATCACCTGCTTTTCTGATTGAAAAGGATCTTAAAATATGAAGTGTGGCATTTTCCATCCCTAAGGAGACCCTATATGACAAAAGAAGAAGCAAAATTCAAGCAATACAAAGCATGAACAAGCTAAATAATTGCTAAAAGAAAAATTCAGTAATCAGATCTGGTCAACAATAATGGATCCAAACTTCCATTTCAAGAAATTTCAACCATAAAAATAGCTATTGCCACACTTAGCATAAACAACTTCTTGTCACAACTCTTCTTTGTGAACAACCTATAGGGAGAAGAACAATTGGAAACAGCcagaaaacatttaaaaatacaaactttATCTGTATGAAAACATACTCCactaagaaaaattaaaccCCACCAATTAAAAAGagacaaattttaaaaagggCTAAGAAAACAACAACACCCCTTATCTACAAACACAAGAAAGAACAAACAAGTCATGAGAAAGAAACCCAGAAAAAGTGCAAAGtcttaaaaaaatcacaagatAAACCTAAAAAGATAACACCTTTTTTTCTTCCACATACCACTGGTGAGTTGCCTGGATCTAAGGCAACACATCACAAGCTTACACTCTCTATagtcattattattactagaaaaatcaatcaaaatcaatgaatgaaagaaccaaaaacaaaaccaaaaaaaagtgTCACTAATAAGTCACTACCTAATTTTGTCAACGGTGTAGGGTATGGTTCCTTCACTTCCAACTATATCTTTTCTCTTTCTATTGTTGTTTCTTCTCACACATTGACACCTGAAACCCATGAATTGGGAAAAAGTAACATAACATCATtaaccttaaaataaaataaaataaaaagacattagtgttttttttttttttcattacttaataataataatcttgaCCCATTAAATGATAACAGCTAagttatgtttttttctttgatttaatatttttgtaataatataaaataatatatgatgATGTGATATGCATACCTGAATGATGTGTGGATGGGCAAGTGGGTGTATGGAATTGGAAGTGAGGAGAAAATGGATGAGAAAGATGACCtacaaaattttatgttttttattaagtaatataaagaatatgaaattattattgttatttatagGTAAGAATAATAGTAAAATATCTTGAAGAGAGAAAAAGACAATGATAAAAAGGAAAGTTGTTTGGGTGAGTGTAGAGTACTAGTACTAGACTAGTAGAGAAAAGGAAGAGAGTGGGCAGATGTCAAATCTTGAAGAGCATATTAAAGCTTCTCCACTCATTCATTCATCCATTATATGATGATATGATATCATGGGATTGCTGTGTAACCTGAAAATTTATGCATGTCTGATTAATAATGAATGACTGATAAGTGATTTATATTTCCTTTCGGTCCCTAATACAAGAGAtactttactttttagattccttaagaatctaatgtatctagtctataatatgGACCAGAtaattctaaaaataaaaaaaaatagatcagatacattagattctcaatgaagaAAATTCgattgaaagaaataattttatacttttacCCATCTAGAAGATTCCACAAAATTCTTATATTTAGTTTTTGACTTTTTAGAAATATATAAGCGGATGAATTAGtagttgttgttattgtttgttAGTAACTTTGATAGTTCTTATACCTATTATGTTCCTTAGATTAACAAGGAGGAGAGAAAATACtaattgttaaaaaaagaaaatcagatGTGAAAGTTGGTATAGATGTATAAGTTGTAAGGATCTCACTCGTGGCTGATaagagtttttgttttttttttttaataagtggtTTCTTTGTTATTATATGTAAATAGTAGTAATACTTTTGAGTTTTAAGACTATTACTAATACTAACTAATGAGACTCTAAGCCAAACTCCACTTAATATTTTACTATATAAAAAACATAAGCATCACTTTGATGTATGGGTTCCGTCCAATTAGAAAATACTGTATTATTGACATaacttatcaaaaaaatatatacatcaTCGACATTTTTCTTCAATAACAAACAATAATTGGTCAAATAGTAAATGATTTGAGTAGTAATCTGAATTTTTGAGTTCAAATTTCATTTACTCcaatgtataaaaataaaataataacaacccGTTTAATTTGTAGCACACTACATGTTAAGATATATTATAATGAGAGAATTATAACATAACCCCACGTACATATGACAACCGGTTTACACCATGTTAGATATTATGGGACTTGTAACAAAACCTCACAGATATCCCATTCATGTTTCCAATGACCCTGATAAAATAGTTATCCCTACTGAAAGAACTTCCAACAAAGttgtcaaaaaattattgtatgttACCGAAGATGAGGTTCCAAATAATAATTCTGAGTCATCTCCTCTTTTTGGAGGCCATATAAGTTGGAAACAAAGGGAGGAGAGTTTCAAACAGAAGTCAAATATGAAGGTGCACTGTGGATTTATCCAAGGTGGGTGGTGCTGAAATGGATCCTCTAGACATTAAATATGTTAAGAAATGCAAATTTGTTATTGCATCTGGCATTTTTGACGGCTATGATATACCTCATCAACCATCAAATATAAGCCTTCGGTCAAAGAAACTTTTTTGCTTTCTTATGGTGGTCGATGAGGTATCTCTGGAATTAATGAGAGAATCATAACATATCTTAACACTGCATATAAATTAGGGTAAGATTGAATGTTAAAATGATTTCAAACAGGAAAAAACTATAATTTTCCATAGAAAACGATTTGTCATGTCACCTGTCCACGCTTGTTCCAGCAGTCTGCGCACCTAGAAAAGTTTTATAGGAAATGTCCCATAAAGCACtctaagagagagagagagagagagagattttataatttatgaatttttttataattccaaTTTTAAACTTTTCATAAACCTTCATTCAAACATTTTAAGGATGTTAAT from Trifolium pratense cultivar HEN17-A07 linkage group LG1, ARS_RC_1.1, whole genome shotgun sequence includes these protein-coding regions:
- the LOC123916426 gene encoding protein phosphatase 2C 50-like; this encodes MEVLLYVVSVPLRVDNLVCDNSIIATYMDVSKFNSVTKVSTETVVSSDDCHNNGGNLDVEIGIKEVTPPELDKKGESPLMDMISESKSVLVAGDVGLAPESEEDDSLSLEGEQFIDSSCSLSVVSENSSIGGEEFIASDATSEVGTPCSIDMEKSIGPVNIVAPAADLGESNVDTDIMSEPLDVAESLDQEIGVESDPKPSTVVVHQLPQEEGTSVTVVRSVFELDYTPLWGFISLCGRRPEMEDAFATVPRFLNIPIQMLIGDRVHDGINRSFRPQMTHFFGVYDGHGGSQVANYCRERIHLALAEEIEFVKEGLINGSIKDGCQDQWKKAFTNCFLKVDAEIGGTTNNEAIAPETVGSTAVVALICSSHIIVANCGDSRAVLCRGKEPMALSVDHKPNREDEYARIEAAGGKVIQWNGHRVFGVLAMSRSIGDRYLKPWIIPDPEVQFIPRAKEDECLILASDGLWDVMTNEEVCDLARKRILLWYKKNGLELPSERGEGSDPAAQAAAEFLSNRALQKGSKDNITVIVVDLKPQRKYKNKT